In the Polyangiaceae bacterium genome, one interval contains:
- a CDS encoding MXAN_6577-like cysteine-rich protein, whose translation MKVVRVLLGAFAMGSLLAFVGCAAEGDSAPGPNSGGSGGGGSCVPPETDCSGTCIDVLSDPNNCGSCGKACPSGQLCSIGVCSDTCAGNTLQCAGQCVDTQTNAQHCGGCNQACTGGQVCAAGTCQATCQSGETNCSGTCVDLQQDPGNCGGCGKICGTAEVCDQGQCSVSCTGGLTACNNQCVDTQVDPTHCGGCNSPCSAGIGEVCSLGACTLQCLGGTSNCSGKCVDTSIDPANCGSCGKGCQPGEVCSAGACALSCSGGTTNCNNKCVDTQLDPYHCGGCGKACPPGETCSGGACTLVCGGGLTKCGNKCVDTNSDLVHCGGCNKPCSAGQQCLGGSCQLVCGGGTTKCNNTCVNTDSDPNNCGGCNKVCSAGQSCIGGGCTLVCGGGTTNCNNSCVDTKTNPSHCGGCNKPCSAGYSCQAGVCTLVCAGGTTNCGGQCVNLTNDPNHCGTCTTVCNANQACQASKCVNTCNPTTNLAPSATGTTSGGGTGTYGGARMNDGFDESQCAASQYCWISATSTPSTSWAQYTWSAATKVGRIKVDTATDTQTATCAVGSCSRNLEGATVQYLSGSTWVTAGTVTGKTGDWEFTFPTAVTTTAIRLYALHAGQAAGCSFNQNPVIFEWFVYEC comes from the coding sequence ATGAAGGTGGTGCGGGTTCTGTTGGGTGCGTTCGCGATGGGCTCGCTCCTCGCGTTCGTGGGTTGTGCTGCCGAGGGCGACTCCGCACCAGGTCCGAACAGCGGGGGTTCGGGAGGCGGCGGAAGCTGCGTGCCGCCCGAGACTGACTGCAGCGGCACTTGCATCGATGTGCTGTCAGACCCGAACAACTGCGGAAGCTGCGGCAAAGCCTGCCCATCGGGCCAACTTTGCTCGATTGGCGTCTGCTCGGACACGTGCGCGGGGAACACGCTGCAATGCGCCGGGCAATGCGTGGACACGCAAACCAACGCCCAACATTGCGGCGGCTGCAACCAGGCGTGTACGGGCGGCCAGGTGTGCGCGGCTGGAACCTGTCAGGCCACGTGCCAGTCGGGAGAGACGAACTGCAGCGGCACCTGCGTGGATCTACAGCAGGATCCAGGCAATTGCGGCGGCTGCGGCAAGATCTGCGGCACGGCCGAAGTCTGCGATCAGGGCCAATGCTCCGTGAGTTGCACCGGCGGACTCACGGCCTGCAACAACCAGTGCGTCGACACTCAGGTCGATCCCACGCATTGCGGTGGCTGCAACAGCCCGTGCTCCGCGGGCATTGGCGAGGTGTGTTCGCTAGGGGCATGCACGCTGCAATGTCTGGGCGGCACCAGCAATTGCAGCGGCAAGTGCGTCGACACCTCGATCGACCCGGCCAACTGCGGCAGTTGCGGCAAGGGATGCCAGCCTGGGGAGGTGTGCTCGGCAGGCGCGTGCGCGCTGTCTTGCTCTGGCGGCACTACCAACTGCAACAACAAGTGTGTCGACACCCAACTCGATCCCTACCACTGCGGCGGTTGTGGCAAGGCCTGCCCACCCGGCGAGACTTGCTCCGGCGGGGCATGCACGCTGGTCTGCGGCGGCGGCCTGACGAAATGCGGGAACAAGTGCGTCGATACCAACTCTGACCTCGTGCACTGTGGCGGCTGCAACAAACCCTGCAGCGCCGGGCAGCAGTGCTTGGGCGGCAGTTGCCAGCTGGTGTGCGGCGGCGGAACCACGAAGTGCAACAACACTTGCGTGAACACCGACTCGGACCCCAACAACTGCGGCGGCTGCAACAAGGTCTGCAGTGCCGGGCAGTCGTGCATCGGTGGCGGCTGCACCCTGGTGTGCGGAGGTGGCACCACCAACTGCAACAATTCCTGCGTCGACACCAAGACGAACCCCAGCCACTGCGGCGGCTGCAACAAGCCGTGTTCAGCGGGCTACAGCTGCCAAGCGGGCGTCTGCACCCTCGTCTGCGCGGGCGGGACCACCAACTGCGGCGGGCAGTGCGTCAACCTCACCAACGACCCCAACCACTGCGGCACCTGCACGACCGTGTGCAACGCGAACCAGGCCTGTCAGGCCAGCAAGTGCGTCAACACCTGCAATCCAACCACCAATCTGGCGCCAAGCGCCACGGGCACTACGAGTGGTGGTGGCACGGGGACGTACGGGGGAGCGCGGATGAACGACGGATTCGACGAGTCCCAATGTGCAGCAAGTCAATACTGCTGGATCAGTGCCACCAGCACACCCTCCACCTCCTGGGCGCAGTACACATGGTCCGCGGCGACCAAGGTCGGACGCATCAAAGTCGACACTGCCACGGACACGCAAACCGCGACGTGTGCCGTCGGCAGCTGCAGCCGCAACCTGGAGGGCGCAACGGTTCAGTATCTGAGCGGGAGCACGTGGGTGACGGCTGGAACGGTGACCGGCAAGACGGGCGACTGGGAGTTCACCTTCCCGACCGCGGTCACGACAACGGCAATCCGACTCTATGCCCTCCACGCCGGTCAGGCAGCCGGCTGCAGTTTCAATCAGAATCCCGTGATTTTCGAGTGGTTCGTCTACGAGTGTTGA
- a CDS encoding SDR family oxidoreductase: protein MEIDSQHDKVVAITGASSGIGRVTALELARAGARVLLLNRSRERTQPVLDAIAAEVGEGRAEMVPLDLGSLDSVREAARTLLARDEPLHVLINNAGLAGQRGETKDGFELAFGTNHLGHFLLTQLLLERLKQSAPARVVTVASRAHLRVKGIDFDAVRGRTRSVSGYPEYSVSKLANVLFSAELGRRMAGTGVRSYSLHPGVVASDIWRRIPGFARPLVKLFMISNEEGARTSLYCATAPELADQTSHYYDECKEQKPSRAARDEALARELWERSEGWTQG, encoded by the coding sequence ATGGAGATCGATTCCCAGCACGACAAGGTCGTCGCCATCACTGGTGCCTCGTCGGGTATTGGCCGCGTGACCGCCCTGGAGTTGGCTCGTGCCGGCGCGCGCGTGCTGCTCTTGAACCGCAGTCGCGAACGGACGCAGCCCGTGCTCGACGCCATTGCAGCAGAAGTCGGCGAGGGACGTGCGGAAATGGTGCCCCTGGATTTGGGGTCCTTGGACTCCGTGCGCGAGGCCGCGCGCACGCTGCTCGCGCGCGACGAGCCCTTGCACGTGTTGATCAACAATGCGGGACTGGCGGGACAGCGCGGCGAGACCAAGGACGGTTTCGAGCTGGCCTTCGGAACGAACCACCTCGGGCACTTTCTGCTGACGCAGCTCTTGCTCGAGCGACTGAAGCAATCCGCGCCCGCACGCGTGGTCACTGTCGCGAGCCGCGCACACCTGCGCGTGAAGGGCATCGACTTCGACGCGGTGCGCGGCCGGACCCGTAGCGTCAGTGGCTACCCTGAGTACTCCGTGTCGAAGCTCGCCAACGTGCTGTTCTCAGCGGAGCTGGGGCGCCGCATGGCAGGCACGGGCGTCCGCAGCTACAGCTTGCATCCAGGGGTGGTCGCCTCGGACATCTGGCGCCGTATCCCGGGCTTCGCACGCCCTCTGGTCAAGCTGTTCATGATCAGCAACGAGGAGGGCGCACGCACGAGCCTGTACTGCGCCACGGCTCCCGAGTTGGCGGACCAGACGAGTCACTACTACGACGAATGCAAAGAGCAGAAGCCCAGTCGCGCCGCCCGCGACGAGGCCCTGGCCCGCGAGCTGTGGGAACGAAGCGAGGGTTGGACGCAAGGTTGA
- a CDS encoding SUMF1/EgtB/PvdO family nonheme iron enzyme, translated as MRSLPVRSRFAVPWLLAAVACGGTTDEDRLIPEYPKTGCPPSHEKVDGVCTVKEVFFPGGTFTLGAGYCDHAGALDVPPDLTDCPLADQPRTVTVKPFWVDATVLSAVLHPNPADEHCPSLDLSCARERYAPVGGQFGFLGGLDPVEGIENSCIKRGKRWLTEVEWEYIVTAGGTRKFPWGDRPPRCSDGNLDYEHCGNPNALRNGALPELSLVGTFSSSPEGVFDLVGGLGEMLAANPEAYAEDYTAVPLRLPDCPNGWGTCDGWIGNIPTTVRRGGNSDTPLDELNPMRRGVINGGDSAFRCARSAE; from the coding sequence ATGAGGTCTCTTCCTGTTCGTTCGCGCTTTGCAGTTCCGTGGCTGCTGGCTGCGGTCGCTTGCGGTGGCACGACCGATGAGGATCGCCTCATCCCAGAATACCCCAAGACGGGCTGCCCGCCGAGCCACGAAAAAGTAGATGGCGTATGTACTGTCAAGGAAGTCTTCTTCCCCGGCGGCACGTTCACTCTGGGGGCGGGCTATTGCGACCACGCAGGCGCCCTGGACGTACCTCCGGATCTCACGGACTGTCCCCTAGCCGACCAACCTCGGACGGTCACGGTGAAGCCATTCTGGGTGGACGCGACCGTGCTTTCGGCAGTCTTGCATCCCAATCCCGCGGACGAGCATTGTCCGTCGCTCGACCTCAGCTGTGCGCGGGAGCGATACGCTCCGGTTGGTGGCCAGTTCGGGTTCCTAGGCGGGCTAGATCCCGTGGAGGGAATCGAGAATTCCTGCATCAAGCGCGGCAAGCGTTGGCTGACCGAGGTCGAGTGGGAGTACATCGTCACTGCTGGAGGGACCCGCAAGTTCCCCTGGGGGGATCGGCCGCCGCGTTGCAGCGACGGCAACCTCGACTACGAGCATTGTGGTAACCCGAATGCCCTGCGGAACGGTGCCCTGCCAGAGCTCTCCCTGGTTGGCACCTTTTCTTCATCTCCAGAGGGGGTGTTTGACTTGGTCGGCGGACTTGGCGAGATGCTGGCGGCGAACCCCGAAGCCTACGCTGAGGACTACACGGCCGTTCCGCTTCGGTTGCCAGACTGTCCCAACGGGTGGGGCACGTGTGATGGCTGGATCGGCAACATCCCAACCACCGTTCGCCGCGGAGGCAACAGTGACACTCCCTTGGACGAATTGAACCCCATGCGCCGCGGCGTCATCAACGGCGGCGACAGCGCGTTCCGTTGCGCCCGCTCCGCCGAGTGA